The Megalopta genalis isolate 19385.01 chromosome 9, iyMegGena1_principal, whole genome shotgun sequence genome includes a window with the following:
- the PolD1 gene encoding DNA polymerase delta 1, catalytic subunit isoform X2, whose amino-acid sequence MNKKPFSTPSAAKKAKYRNEDDEDDYPGSFEAELANMDEIDEEFGEVSHIAEEGPEQENTSLRWSRPPPPQLNPEKESLIFQQIEIDHYTGTPLAGMPGSRIGPVPIMRMYGITELGNSVCCHVHGFSPYLYVSGPAKFTDSHCRPFKDALNKAVVKDMRSNPENIQEAILAVERVFKKNMYGYSGNESALFLKITVALPKLLAPCKRLLEKEIIFPDFNHQYSAFESNIDFDIRFMVDTSVVGCSWIELPQKCWKLRGQSGHNLPLTTRCQLEVDVAWDAFIAHEPEGEWSKVAPFRILSFDIECAGRKGIFPEPNHDPVIQIANMVIKQGDPEPFLRNIFTLDTCAPIIGCQVLSFDKESTMLEKWADFVRQLDPDIFTGYNINNFDFPYLINRAQHLNVKNFNFLGRIKNIKSVIKTQMLQSKQMGKRENKTINFEGRVPFDLLLVLVRDYKLRSYTLNAVSYHFLQEQKEDVHHSIISDLQHGNAQTRRRLAVYCLKDAYLPLRLLDKLMCIIIYMEMARVTGVSIYSLLTRGQQIKVVSQLLRKAKEKDYLMPVRHGQPSEEQFEGATVIEPKRGYYNDPIATLDFSSLYPSIIMAHNLCYTTLLGNERLTKHKINDDDVTRTPNNSTFIKANVRKGLLPEILENLLAARKKAKAELKNETDPLKQKVLDGRQYALKVSANSVYGFTGAQMGKLPCLEISASVTSYGRTMIEKTKQEVEQHYCVANGYKNDAIVIYGDTDSVMVKFGVKTIEEAMELGREAAEFVTSKFQKPIKLEFEKVYFPYLLINKKRYAGLYFTRPDKYDKMDCKGLETVRRDNCPLVANMMNTCLQKILIDRNPTDAVNYAKQMISDLLRNRIDISQLVVTKELTKTDYAAKQAHVELAAKMKKRDAGTAPKLGDRVPYVFIRGAKGVPAYQKAEDPIYVLDNNIPIDTNHYLENQLSKPLVRIFEPILGDKAESLLLKGDHTRTKSVATSRVGALSAFTRKKEVCLGCKAVLKPEREKMAVCEYCEPKEAEFFQTELYLGRQLEEKYCRLWTECQRCQGSLHQEVLCTNRDCPIFYMRKKVQMELDTQMKRIERFGIPEW is encoded by the exons atgaacaagaaaCCGTTCTCCACACCTTCTGCTGCGAAGAAGGCAAAATATCG GAATGAAGATGATGAAGATGATTACCCTgggtcatttgaagctgagcttgCTAATATGGATGAGATTGATGAAGAATTTGGAGAAGTATCACATATTGCTGAAgag GGTCCAGAACAAGAAAATACATCCTTAAGGTGGAGTAGGCCACCACCACCACAATTGAATCCAGAGAAAGAATCATTGATTTTTCAACAAATAGAAATTGATCATTATACAG GTACCCCATTAGCTGGTATGCCAGGTAGCAGAATAGGTCCTGTACCAATAATGAGAATGTATGGTATCACAGAGCTAGGAAACTCTGTTTGTTGTCATGTTCATGGGTTTAGTCCATATTTGTATGTTTCTGGACCAGCCAAATTTACAGATTCTCATTGCAGGCCTTTTAAG GATGCACTGAACAAAGCAGTGGTCAAAGACATGAGATCGAATCCAGAAAACATTCAAGAAGCTATTTTAGCCGTTGAAAGGGTTTTTAAGAAAAATATGTATGGTTACTCAGGGAACGAGAGTGcattgtttttaaaaattacagtaGCATTGCCAAAATTGCTAGCACCCTGTAAAAGACTTCTTGAGAAAGAAATCATTTTTCCTGACTTCAATCATCAGTACAGTGCCTTTGAAAGCAATATTGATTTTGATATTAG ATTTATGGTAGATACATCAGTGGTAGGATGTTCATGGATTGAATTACCACAGAAATGCTGGAAATTACGTGGTCAATCTGGACACAATTTGCCGCTGACTACAAGATGCCAGTTGGAAGTGGATGTTGCATGGGATGCTTTCATTGCTCATGAACCAGAAGGCGAATGGTCCAAAGTTGCTCCATTCAGAATACTTAGTTTTGATATTGAATGCGCTGGTCGTAAAG GTATTTTTCCTGAACCAAATCACGATCCTGTTATACAGATTGCTAACATGGTAATAAAGCAAGGAGATCCAGAACCTTTCCTACGAAATATTTTCACACTTGACACCTGTGCACCAATCATTGGTTGCCAAGTTTTAAGCTTTGACAAAGAAAGTACAATGCTGGAG AAATGGGCAGATTTCGTGAGACAATTGGACCCTGATATTTTTACAGGATATAACATAAACAATTTCGATTTTCCATATCTCATTAATCGAGCTCAACATCTGAACGTGAAGAATTTCAATTTCCTTGGTCGAATAAAGAACATAAAATCTGTAATCAAAACACAAATGCTCCAGAGCAAGCAGATGGGTAAACGTGAAAATAAGACTATCAATTTCGAAGGAAGGGTTCCCTTCGATTTACTATTG GTGTTGGTCAGAGATTACAAGTTGAGATCGTACACGTTGAACGCAGTCTCTTACCACTTTCTCCAAGAGCAAAAGGAAGATGTTCATCACAGTATTATCTCAGATTTACAGCATGGAAACGCGCAAACACGTCGGAGGCTCGCTGTTTATTGTCTGAAAGATGCATATTTGCCTCTGAGACTGTTGGACAAATTAATGTgtattatcatttatatggAAATGGCGAGAGTCACAGGAGTTTCTATTTATAGTTTGCTAACTAGAGGACAACAGATAAAAGTGGTCTCTCAACTACTGAGAAAG gcgaaagaaaaagATTATTTGATGCCAGTTCGCCATGGTCAACCCAGTGAAGAACAATTTGAGGGTGCTACGGTCATAGAACCAAAGCGTGGATACTACAACGATCCCATAGCCACTTTGGATTTCAGTTCTCTGTATCCCAGTATTATCATGGCGCATAATTTGTGCTACACAACGTTATTGGGCAACGAGAGGTTAACTAAGCATAAAATCAACGACGATGACGTTACTAGAACGCCAAACAACTCTACGTTCATCAAAGCTAATGTCAGAAAAGGACTGCTTCCTGAAATTTTGGAGAATCTCTTAGCAGCTAGGAAGAAAGCGAAGGCTGAACTGAAGAACGAAACCGATCCCTTGAAGCAAAAGGTCTTGGATGGTAGACAATACGCTTTGAAAGTCTCAGCAAATTCTGTCTACGGTTTCACCGGTGCGCAAATGGGCAAATTGCCCTGTTTGGAGATATCTGCT AGTGTCACATCTTACGGACGGACTATGATAGAGAAAACAAAACAGGAAGTAGAACAACATTACTGTGTCGCAAATGGATACAAAAATGATGCTATTGTTATATACGGAGACACAGATTCCGTAATGGTTAAATTCGGCGTGAAAACAATCGAAGAGGCTATGGAACTTGGTAGAGAAGCTGCCGAATTTGTAACTTCCAAATTCCAGAAGCCGATCAAATTGGAGTTCGAGAAAGTCTATTTTCCCTATTTATTAATTAACAAAAAGCGGTATGCTGGTCTATATTTCACGCGGCCTGATAAGTATGACAAGATGGATTGCAAGGGTCTTGAAACTGTACGTAGAGATAACTGCCCTTTAGTGGCGAACATGATGAACACTTGTTTGCAAAAAATACTCATTGATAG aaatcCCACCGATGCTGtgaactatgcgaaacaaatgatcagCGATCTGTTAAGAAATCGCATTGACATATCCCAATTAGTCGTTACAAAGGAATTAACCAAGACTGATTATGCAGCAAAACAGGCACACGTTGAATTGGCGGCAAAAATGAAGAAAAGGGACGCAGGTACCGCACCAAAACTTGGCGATAGAGTCCCATACGTGTTCATAAGAGGCGCCAAGGGAGTTCCAGCTTATCAGAAAGCGGAAGATCCAATCTACGTGTTGGATAACAACATTCCTATAGACACGAACCACTATTTGGAAAATCAACTGTCCAAACCACTGGTGCGCATTTTTGAACCAATACTCGGCGACAAAGCTGAATCACTTTTGCTAAAAGGGGATCACACGCGTACAAAATCGGTAGCGACGTCTAGAGTTGGTGCTCTATCTGCTTTCACGCGAAAGAAAGAAGTATGCTTAGGTTGCAAGGCTGTTCTAAAACCCGAGAGAGAAAAAATGGCTGTTTGCGAGTACTGTGAACCCAAAGAGGCAGAGTTCTTTCAGACAGAATTGTATCTTGGAAGACAGTTAGAGGAAAAATACTGTAGATTGTGGACTGAATGTCAGAGATGCCAGGGGAGTCTCCATCAAGAAGTTCTGTGTACAAA TCGTGATTGTCCAATATTCTACATGAGGAAAAAAGTACAAATGGAATTAGATACACAAATGAAACGCATTGAAAGATTTGGGATACCAGAGTGGTAG
- the Arl1 gene encoding ADP ribosylation factor-like 1 has product MGGLLSYFRNLLGSREMRILILGLDGAGKTTILYRLQVGEVVTTIPTIGFNVEQVTYKNLKFQVWDLGGQTSIRPYWRCYYSNTDAIIYVVDSADKDRIGISKDELIYMLREEELQGAILVVLANKQDMAGCLSVAEVHQALGLDALKNRTFQIFKTSATKGEGLDQAMDWLSNALQSKK; this is encoded by the exons ATGG GAGGATTACTCAGTTATTTTCGTAATTTGCTTGGCAGTCGGGAAATGAGAATTTTAATCCTGGGTTTGGACGGTGCTGGGAAAACTACGATCTTATACAG ATTGCAGGTGGGAGAAGTGGTTACGACTATTCCTACCATAGGGTTTAATGTAGAACAAGTTACATATAAAAATCTAAAGTTTCAAGTGTGGGATCTTGGTGGACAAACTAGTATACG ACCATACTGGAGGTGTTACTATTCGAACACGGATGCAATAATTTATGTCGTCGATTCAGCAGATAAAGATAGAATAGGCATATCAAAAGACGAATTAATTTACATGTTGAGA GAAGAAGAATTACAAGGAGCAATTTTGGTGGTCTTAGCAAATAAACAAGACATGGCAGGCTGTTTAAGTGTCGCAGAAGTGCATCAAGCACTCGGATTAGACGCTCTCAAAAACAGAACGTTCCAAATCTTTAAAACATCCGCGACGAAAGGTGAAGGGCTTGATCAAGCGATGGACTGGTTGTCGAACGCACTGCAAAGTAAAAAATGA
- the PolD1 gene encoding DNA polymerase delta 1, catalytic subunit isoform X1, producing the protein MNKKPFSTPSAAKKAKYRNEDDEDDYPGSFEAELANMDEIDEEFGEVSHIAEESREEQINIKLKAGPEQENTSLRWSRPPPPQLNPEKESLIFQQIEIDHYTGTPLAGMPGSRIGPVPIMRMYGITELGNSVCCHVHGFSPYLYVSGPAKFTDSHCRPFKDALNKAVVKDMRSNPENIQEAILAVERVFKKNMYGYSGNESALFLKITVALPKLLAPCKRLLEKEIIFPDFNHQYSAFESNIDFDIRFMVDTSVVGCSWIELPQKCWKLRGQSGHNLPLTTRCQLEVDVAWDAFIAHEPEGEWSKVAPFRILSFDIECAGRKGIFPEPNHDPVIQIANMVIKQGDPEPFLRNIFTLDTCAPIIGCQVLSFDKESTMLEKWADFVRQLDPDIFTGYNINNFDFPYLINRAQHLNVKNFNFLGRIKNIKSVIKTQMLQSKQMGKRENKTINFEGRVPFDLLLVLVRDYKLRSYTLNAVSYHFLQEQKEDVHHSIISDLQHGNAQTRRRLAVYCLKDAYLPLRLLDKLMCIIIYMEMARVTGVSIYSLLTRGQQIKVVSQLLRKAKEKDYLMPVRHGQPSEEQFEGATVIEPKRGYYNDPIATLDFSSLYPSIIMAHNLCYTTLLGNERLTKHKINDDDVTRTPNNSTFIKANVRKGLLPEILENLLAARKKAKAELKNETDPLKQKVLDGRQYALKVSANSVYGFTGAQMGKLPCLEISASVTSYGRTMIEKTKQEVEQHYCVANGYKNDAIVIYGDTDSVMVKFGVKTIEEAMELGREAAEFVTSKFQKPIKLEFEKVYFPYLLINKKRYAGLYFTRPDKYDKMDCKGLETVRRDNCPLVANMMNTCLQKILIDRNPTDAVNYAKQMISDLLRNRIDISQLVVTKELTKTDYAAKQAHVELAAKMKKRDAGTAPKLGDRVPYVFIRGAKGVPAYQKAEDPIYVLDNNIPIDTNHYLENQLSKPLVRIFEPILGDKAESLLLKGDHTRTKSVATSRVGALSAFTRKKEVCLGCKAVLKPEREKMAVCEYCEPKEAEFFQTELYLGRQLEEKYCRLWTECQRCQGSLHQEVLCTNRDCPIFYMRKKVQMELDTQMKRIERFGIPEW; encoded by the exons atgaacaagaaaCCGTTCTCCACACCTTCTGCTGCGAAGAAGGCAAAATATCG GAATGAAGATGATGAAGATGATTACCCTgggtcatttgaagctgagcttgCTAATATGGATGAGATTGATGAAGAATTTGGAGAAGTATCACATATTGCTGAAgag tcaCGTGAAGAGCAGATAAATATAAAACTGAAAGCA GGTCCAGAACAAGAAAATACATCCTTAAGGTGGAGTAGGCCACCACCACCACAATTGAATCCAGAGAAAGAATCATTGATTTTTCAACAAATAGAAATTGATCATTATACAG GTACCCCATTAGCTGGTATGCCAGGTAGCAGAATAGGTCCTGTACCAATAATGAGAATGTATGGTATCACAGAGCTAGGAAACTCTGTTTGTTGTCATGTTCATGGGTTTAGTCCATATTTGTATGTTTCTGGACCAGCCAAATTTACAGATTCTCATTGCAGGCCTTTTAAG GATGCACTGAACAAAGCAGTGGTCAAAGACATGAGATCGAATCCAGAAAACATTCAAGAAGCTATTTTAGCCGTTGAAAGGGTTTTTAAGAAAAATATGTATGGTTACTCAGGGAACGAGAGTGcattgtttttaaaaattacagtaGCATTGCCAAAATTGCTAGCACCCTGTAAAAGACTTCTTGAGAAAGAAATCATTTTTCCTGACTTCAATCATCAGTACAGTGCCTTTGAAAGCAATATTGATTTTGATATTAG ATTTATGGTAGATACATCAGTGGTAGGATGTTCATGGATTGAATTACCACAGAAATGCTGGAAATTACGTGGTCAATCTGGACACAATTTGCCGCTGACTACAAGATGCCAGTTGGAAGTGGATGTTGCATGGGATGCTTTCATTGCTCATGAACCAGAAGGCGAATGGTCCAAAGTTGCTCCATTCAGAATACTTAGTTTTGATATTGAATGCGCTGGTCGTAAAG GTATTTTTCCTGAACCAAATCACGATCCTGTTATACAGATTGCTAACATGGTAATAAAGCAAGGAGATCCAGAACCTTTCCTACGAAATATTTTCACACTTGACACCTGTGCACCAATCATTGGTTGCCAAGTTTTAAGCTTTGACAAAGAAAGTACAATGCTGGAG AAATGGGCAGATTTCGTGAGACAATTGGACCCTGATATTTTTACAGGATATAACATAAACAATTTCGATTTTCCATATCTCATTAATCGAGCTCAACATCTGAACGTGAAGAATTTCAATTTCCTTGGTCGAATAAAGAACATAAAATCTGTAATCAAAACACAAATGCTCCAGAGCAAGCAGATGGGTAAACGTGAAAATAAGACTATCAATTTCGAAGGAAGGGTTCCCTTCGATTTACTATTG GTGTTGGTCAGAGATTACAAGTTGAGATCGTACACGTTGAACGCAGTCTCTTACCACTTTCTCCAAGAGCAAAAGGAAGATGTTCATCACAGTATTATCTCAGATTTACAGCATGGAAACGCGCAAACACGTCGGAGGCTCGCTGTTTATTGTCTGAAAGATGCATATTTGCCTCTGAGACTGTTGGACAAATTAATGTgtattatcatttatatggAAATGGCGAGAGTCACAGGAGTTTCTATTTATAGTTTGCTAACTAGAGGACAACAGATAAAAGTGGTCTCTCAACTACTGAGAAAG gcgaaagaaaaagATTATTTGATGCCAGTTCGCCATGGTCAACCCAGTGAAGAACAATTTGAGGGTGCTACGGTCATAGAACCAAAGCGTGGATACTACAACGATCCCATAGCCACTTTGGATTTCAGTTCTCTGTATCCCAGTATTATCATGGCGCATAATTTGTGCTACACAACGTTATTGGGCAACGAGAGGTTAACTAAGCATAAAATCAACGACGATGACGTTACTAGAACGCCAAACAACTCTACGTTCATCAAAGCTAATGTCAGAAAAGGACTGCTTCCTGAAATTTTGGAGAATCTCTTAGCAGCTAGGAAGAAAGCGAAGGCTGAACTGAAGAACGAAACCGATCCCTTGAAGCAAAAGGTCTTGGATGGTAGACAATACGCTTTGAAAGTCTCAGCAAATTCTGTCTACGGTTTCACCGGTGCGCAAATGGGCAAATTGCCCTGTTTGGAGATATCTGCT AGTGTCACATCTTACGGACGGACTATGATAGAGAAAACAAAACAGGAAGTAGAACAACATTACTGTGTCGCAAATGGATACAAAAATGATGCTATTGTTATATACGGAGACACAGATTCCGTAATGGTTAAATTCGGCGTGAAAACAATCGAAGAGGCTATGGAACTTGGTAGAGAAGCTGCCGAATTTGTAACTTCCAAATTCCAGAAGCCGATCAAATTGGAGTTCGAGAAAGTCTATTTTCCCTATTTATTAATTAACAAAAAGCGGTATGCTGGTCTATATTTCACGCGGCCTGATAAGTATGACAAGATGGATTGCAAGGGTCTTGAAACTGTACGTAGAGATAACTGCCCTTTAGTGGCGAACATGATGAACACTTGTTTGCAAAAAATACTCATTGATAG aaatcCCACCGATGCTGtgaactatgcgaaacaaatgatcagCGATCTGTTAAGAAATCGCATTGACATATCCCAATTAGTCGTTACAAAGGAATTAACCAAGACTGATTATGCAGCAAAACAGGCACACGTTGAATTGGCGGCAAAAATGAAGAAAAGGGACGCAGGTACCGCACCAAAACTTGGCGATAGAGTCCCATACGTGTTCATAAGAGGCGCCAAGGGAGTTCCAGCTTATCAGAAAGCGGAAGATCCAATCTACGTGTTGGATAACAACATTCCTATAGACACGAACCACTATTTGGAAAATCAACTGTCCAAACCACTGGTGCGCATTTTTGAACCAATACTCGGCGACAAAGCTGAATCACTTTTGCTAAAAGGGGATCACACGCGTACAAAATCGGTAGCGACGTCTAGAGTTGGTGCTCTATCTGCTTTCACGCGAAAGAAAGAAGTATGCTTAGGTTGCAAGGCTGTTCTAAAACCCGAGAGAGAAAAAATGGCTGTTTGCGAGTACTGTGAACCCAAAGAGGCAGAGTTCTTTCAGACAGAATTGTATCTTGGAAGACAGTTAGAGGAAAAATACTGTAGATTGTGGACTGAATGTCAGAGATGCCAGGGGAGTCTCCATCAAGAAGTTCTGTGTACAAA TCGTGATTGTCCAATATTCTACATGAGGAAAAAAGTACAAATGGAATTAGATACACAAATGAAACGCATTGAAAGATTTGGGATACCAGAGTGGTAG